A region from the Sporichthyaceae bacterium genome encodes:
- a CDS encoding SSI family serine proteinase inhibitor: MRIRNVAAAAAVVLAGSVGSITAAHAMALSSPLAADGGIETSYAATDLVVVYQAGPGTAASTSELRCNPTGGDRIDAVSACDRLAKLARAGRNPFATPSANQVCSVDYDGPETATVLGTWRGKQVRATFSRTNGCEIARWESISPLLDPAPGTHTAVRDN, from the coding sequence GTGCGTATCCGAAACGTCGCGGCAGCTGCCGCCGTGGTGCTGGCCGGCTCGGTCGGCTCTATCACCGCGGCCCACGCCATGGCGCTGTCCTCACCGCTGGCCGCCGACGGCGGCATCGAGACCTCCTATGCGGCCACGGATCTTGTCGTGGTCTACCAGGCCGGTCCCGGCACCGCGGCCAGCACCAGCGAACTGCGCTGCAACCCGACCGGGGGCGACCGCATCGACGCGGTGAGCGCCTGCGATCGGTTGGCCAAGCTGGCCCGCGCCGGACGCAATCCGTTCGCCACCCCGTCCGCCAACCAGGTGTGCTCGGTGGACTACGACGGCCCGGAAACGGCGACCGTGCTGGGCACCTGGCGCGGCAAGCAGGTGCGCGCCACGTTCTCCCGGACGAACGGCTGCGAGATCGCCCGCTGGGAATCGATCTCCCCGTTGCTCGACCCGGCACCCGGCACCCACACGGCGGTGCGCGACAACTAG
- a CDS encoding pirin family protein, with the protein MTSAVLEPAVDVRRAADRAHTKIGWLDSHHSFSFGGHYDPTNTHHGLLLVNNDDIVAAGTGFETHPHRDMEIVTWVLSGSLVHQDSRGNSGIIYPGLAQRMSAGTGIQHSEKNDSWRIAGDRHDEPVHFVQMWVVPDEQGIVPGYEQAEVDAELLTGRLVPVASGMPQHVDAAAIRIRNQYATLHVARLEPGHSVELPEAPYLHLFTVRGGVDLEGAGELVAGDTVRFTATGGQRVTANAPSEVLVWEMHAGLAS; encoded by the coding sequence ATGACCTCCGCCGTGCTCGAACCCGCCGTGGACGTCCGGCGTGCCGCCGACCGGGCGCACACCAAGATCGGGTGGCTGGATTCGCACCACTCGTTCTCCTTCGGCGGGCACTACGACCCGACGAACACCCATCACGGGCTGCTGTTGGTCAACAACGACGACATCGTCGCCGCGGGCACCGGCTTCGAGACGCACCCGCACCGGGACATGGAGATCGTCACCTGGGTGCTGTCCGGCTCACTGGTGCACCAGGACTCCCGCGGCAACTCCGGGATCATCTACCCGGGCCTGGCCCAGCGGATGAGCGCGGGCACTGGCATTCAGCACTCGGAGAAGAACGACTCCTGGCGCATCGCCGGTGACCGGCACGACGAGCCGGTGCACTTCGTGCAGATGTGGGTGGTGCCCGATGAGCAGGGCATCGTGCCCGGCTACGAGCAGGCGGAGGTGGACGCGGAGTTGCTCACCGGCCGGCTGGTGCCGGTGGCCTCCGGGATGCCACAGCATGTGGACGCCGCCGCGATCCGCATTCGCAATCAGTACGCCACCTTGCATGTGGCACGACTCGAGCCCGGCCACAGCGTGGAGCTGCCCGAGGCGCCGTACCTGCACCTGTTCACCGTGCGTGGTGGCGTCGACCTGGAGGGCGCGGGCGAACTGGTGGCCGGCGACACCGTGCGGTTCACCGCGACCGGCGGACAACGGGTGACCGCGAACGCCCCCAGCGAGGTGCTGGTGTGGGAGATGCACGCCGGTCTCGCGAGCTGA
- a CDS encoding glycerophosphodiester phosphodiesterase family protein, whose protein sequence is MEIIAHRGSREGSFEHTAAAYRRAVVDGADALECDVRLTADGHLVCLHDRRVDFVSNSRGVVSTMDLADLSRIQFGARRAWRPLDRYRTADGPPGSPAVDPTEHAVITLRQLLELATGASRPVGLAIETKHPTRYAGAVEEKLVAMLDEFGLRGAPRVTPAGGFGAQIGAHPAVRVMSFAVTSLRRMRRLAPDLDLVLLMGRVPVHLRDGGLPEGVRAAGVDVRVIRRHPEYVTKAHAQGNAVYVWTVNSFADAEACLAAGVDALITDRPLSMRAHVYGSRTAGSA, encoded by the coding sequence ATGGAGATCATTGCGCACCGCGGCTCCCGGGAGGGCTCCTTCGAGCACACCGCCGCGGCCTACCGCAGGGCCGTGGTGGACGGGGCAGATGCGCTGGAGTGCGACGTCCGGCTGACCGCCGACGGTCATCTGGTGTGCCTGCATGACCGCCGGGTCGACTTCGTCTCCAACAGCCGTGGCGTGGTCTCCACCATGGATCTGGCCGACCTGTCGCGGATTCAGTTCGGTGCCCGTCGCGCCTGGCGGCCGCTGGACCGCTACCGCACCGCGGACGGCCCGCCCGGGTCGCCGGCCGTGGATCCGACGGAACACGCGGTGATAACGCTGCGTCAGCTGCTTGAGCTGGCCACCGGCGCGTCCCGGCCGGTTGGCCTGGCCATCGAGACCAAACACCCCACCCGCTACGCCGGCGCGGTGGAGGAGAAGTTGGTGGCAATGCTCGACGAGTTCGGGCTGCGCGGCGCCCCGCGAGTCACCCCAGCAGGGGGATTCGGCGCGCAGATCGGAGCTCACCCCGCCGTGCGGGTGATGAGTTTTGCGGTCACCTCGTTGCGCCGGATGCGTCGCTTGGCGCCGGATCTGGACCTTGTCCTGCTCATGGGCCGGGTGCCGGTGCACCTGCGCGACGGCGGCCTGCCCGAGGGCGTGCGGGCGGCCGGGGTGGACGTGCGGGTGATTCGGCGTCATCCCGAGTACGTGACCAAGGCGCACGCGCAGGGCAACGCGGTTTACGTGTGGACGGTGAACTCCTTCGCGGACGCCGAGGCGTGCCTGGCCGCGGGGGTGGATGCGCTGATCACCGACCGCCCGCTGAGCATGCGCGCGCATGTTTACGGCAGTCGCACGGCGGGCTCCGCCTGA
- a CDS encoding DNA-formamidopyrimidine glycosylase family protein, producing MPELPEVEALRRLLTERAVGRAVTRVDVAAISALKTYDPPITSLAGLFVSDVARHGKFLDLGVGGDGAGPAPLHLIVHLARAGWLQWRENLPALPAKPGKGPLAVRVHLGERDDDPDGIAAGFDLTEAGTKKGLAVYCVRDPAQVPGVARLGSDPLAEDFTVEVLAELLGRAGRAQLKGVLRDQSVIAGIGNAYSDEVLHAAKLSPFKPANTLDADGVAALYAVIRATLADAISRAAGLATRELKGEKKAGLRVHGRAGQPCPVCGDIVREVSFSDSALQYCATCQTGGKPLADRRLSRLLK from the coding sequence GTGCCGGAACTGCCCGAGGTGGAGGCGCTGCGTCGCCTGCTCACCGAGCGTGCCGTGGGGCGAGCGGTCACTCGGGTGGACGTAGCCGCGATCAGCGCGCTGAAGACCTACGACCCGCCGATCACCTCATTGGCCGGGTTGTTCGTCTCCGACGTCGCCCGGCACGGCAAGTTTCTCGATCTCGGTGTGGGTGGCGACGGTGCCGGCCCGGCCCCGCTGCACCTGATCGTGCACCTGGCTCGGGCCGGGTGGCTGCAGTGGCGGGAGAACCTGCCGGCGCTGCCCGCCAAACCGGGCAAAGGACCGCTGGCCGTGCGGGTTCACCTCGGCGAGCGGGACGATGACCCGGACGGCATTGCGGCGGGCTTCGACCTGACCGAGGCCGGTACCAAGAAGGGCCTGGCGGTGTACTGCGTGCGGGACCCGGCGCAGGTGCCCGGCGTGGCCCGGCTGGGGTCGGACCCGCTGGCCGAGGATTTCACCGTCGAGGTGCTCGCCGAGTTGCTCGGCCGGGCCGGGCGCGCCCAACTCAAGGGTGTGCTGCGCGACCAGAGCGTGATCGCCGGGATCGGTAACGCGTACTCCGATGAGGTGCTGCACGCGGCGAAACTGTCCCCGTTCAAGCCGGCCAACACGCTGGACGCCGACGGGGTGGCCGCGCTGTACGCGGTGATCCGGGCCACCTTGGCCGACGCCATCTCGCGAGCGGCAGGGTTGGCCACCCGCGAGCTCAAGGGAGAGAAGAAGGCGGGACTGCGGGTGCACGGCCGGGCCGGGCAACCCTGCCCCGTCTGCGGGGACATCGTCCGTGAGGTCTCGTTCAGTGACTCCGCGCTGCAGTACTGCGCGACCTGCCAGACCGGCGGTAAGCCATTGGCGGACCGGCGGCTGTCCAGGCTGCTCAAGTAG
- a CDS encoding rhodanese-like domain-containing protein: protein MSEVPEIQAVDVPAEVFLLDVREPNEWVAGHAVGAVHIPMYQVPARLDELPDADIVVICKSGGRSAAVTEFLLAQGRAAVNLAGGTTAWQAAGRPMAAENGSEPFVL, encoded by the coding sequence ATGTCCGAGGTGCCGGAGATCCAGGCTGTTGACGTGCCCGCCGAGGTGTTCCTACTCGACGTGCGGGAGCCGAACGAATGGGTCGCCGGCCACGCCGTGGGCGCCGTCCACATCCCGATGTACCAGGTGCCGGCCCGGCTCGATGAGCTGCCGGACGCCGACATTGTGGTGATCTGCAAGTCCGGCGGCCGCTCCGCCGCGGTCACCGAGTTCCTACTCGCCCAGGGCCGCGCCGCGGTGAACCTGGCCGGCGGGACGACGGCCTGGCAGGCCGCCGGCAGGCCGATGGCCGCGGAAAACGGTAGCGAACCGTTCGTCCTCTGA
- a CDS encoding ATP-binding protein encodes MYTVTDAPGFGAVGSVAGTLALPHSHASVRLARARLAADLLARDLSALAVQDALLVATEILTNAIRHAPPLPTGLVLMSWELRGNCLHVEVTDGGSADWLGHVLAVGGPGNVPRRASLAPGGRGMLIVDALCPDWGVRPCAEGKTVWAGVPVRNDQQAARAG; translated from the coding sequence ATGTACACCGTTACCGACGCGCCGGGCTTTGGCGCTGTCGGGAGCGTCGCGGGCACCCTGGCCCTGCCGCACAGCCACGCCAGTGTCCGACTGGCCCGCGCCCGACTGGCTGCCGACCTGCTGGCGCGTGACCTGTCCGCGCTGGCGGTGCAGGACGCCCTGTTGGTCGCCACCGAGATCCTCACCAACGCCATCCGGCACGCGCCGCCGCTGCCCACCGGCTTGGTGCTGATGAGTTGGGAATTGCGCGGGAACTGCCTGCACGTCGAGGTCACCGACGGCGGCTCCGCGGATTGGCTGGGCCACGTGCTCGCGGTCGGCGGGCCCGGCAACGTCCCGCGCCGGGCCTCGCTCGCGCCGGGCGGACGCGGCATGTTGATCGTCGATGCGTTGTGCCCGGACTGGGGCGTGCGCCCCTGCGCCGAGGGCAAAACGGTCTGGGCCGGCGTGCCGGTGCGCAACGACCAGCAGGCCGCTCGGGCTGGATAG
- a CDS encoding nitroreductase family protein, whose translation MSIAERGAVTGADLHPLLANRWSPRGFVAGYRISDADLNTLLEAARWSPSYGNSQPWRFLVARAGEPAFDRLAAQLNPGNQSWAPGASALLVIAATTVDEKNEPWPLWQYDAGQAAAHLTVQAAALGLVVHQMAGFNRDGVRAEFKLPDTIQPLAMMAIGHWDPDAALPDYLREREFAPRERKPLAELLLPV comes from the coding sequence ATGTCGATCGCTGAGCGCGGCGCGGTGACCGGGGCGGACCTGCACCCGTTGCTGGCCAACCGGTGGAGCCCGCGCGGGTTCGTGGCGGGCTACCGCATCTCCGACGCGGATCTGAACACCCTGCTGGAGGCCGCGCGCTGGTCGCCCTCCTACGGGAACAGCCAGCCGTGGCGGTTCCTGGTGGCCCGAGCGGGCGAGCCCGCCTTCGACCGGCTGGCCGCCCAGTTGAACCCCGGCAACCAGAGCTGGGCTCCGGGGGCCTCGGCGCTGCTGGTCATCGCGGCGACCACGGTGGACGAGAAGAACGAGCCGTGGCCGCTGTGGCAATACGACGCCGGTCAGGCCGCGGCACACCTCACCGTGCAGGCCGCCGCATTGGGCTTGGTCGTGCACCAGATGGCGGGCTTCAACCGTGACGGCGTCCGTGCGGAGTTCAAGCTGCCCGACACGATCCAGCCATTGGCCATGATGGCGATCGGGCACTGGGACCCCGACGCGGCGTTGCCGGATTACCTGCGGGAGCGGGAATTCGCGCCGCGCGAGCGCAAACCCCTGGCGGAGTTGCTGCTGCCGGTCTGA
- a CDS encoding alpha/beta hydrolase, which yields MPHRDVIDVEVWDGQVRTQVLVGGDGPPLLYLHAVLGLTWDPFLDSLAEHHTVYAPYLPGTAPGDPDSHKAIEDLSDLTLVYDEICNAVGIGSTAVVGHSFGGMLATELAATFPSRVSKLVTLCPIGLWNETRAWSNPYLLELPELAAAVFADPSGPVATAALALPSDPEAAGEAMIAMHWAMGVAGKYWWPIPDRGLSKRIHRVTAPTLVIWGEQDGLIDPAYAGDFARLIKNCKAEVLANAAHVPQLERFDVVAPMVAQFLKD from the coding sequence ATGCCGCACCGCGATGTCATCGATGTTGAGGTCTGGGACGGCCAGGTCCGCACGCAGGTACTGGTCGGCGGCGACGGTCCGCCGCTGCTGTACCTGCACGCGGTGCTCGGGCTGACCTGGGACCCGTTCCTGGATTCGTTGGCCGAACACCACACCGTCTATGCGCCCTACCTGCCGGGCACCGCGCCCGGTGACCCGGACAGTCACAAGGCGATCGAGGACCTCAGTGACCTGACTCTGGTCTACGACGAGATCTGCAATGCCGTCGGCATCGGCTCGACGGCCGTGGTCGGGCACTCCTTCGGCGGCATGCTGGCCACCGAGCTGGCCGCGACGTTCCCGTCGCGGGTCAGCAAGCTGGTGACCCTCTGTCCGATCGGGCTGTGGAACGAGACCCGGGCCTGGTCCAACCCGTACCTGCTGGAGCTGCCCGAACTCGCCGCGGCGGTCTTCGCCGACCCGAGCGGCCCGGTGGCCACCGCGGCACTGGCGCTGCCGTCCGACCCGGAGGCTGCGGGCGAGGCGATGATCGCCATGCACTGGGCGATGGGTGTGGCCGGCAAGTACTGGTGGCCGATCCCGGACCGCGGGCTGTCCAAGCGCATCCACCGCGTCACCGCCCCGACGCTGGTGATCTGGGGCGAGCAGGACGGCCTGATCGACCCGGCCTACGCCGGCGACTTCGCTCGCCTGATCAAGAACTGCAAGGCCGAGGTGCTCGCCAACGCTGCGCACGTGCCGCAGCTCGAGCGCTTCGACGTGGTGGCCCCGATGGTGGCGCAGTTCCTCAAGGACTGA
- a CDS encoding maleylacetate reductase, with protein sequence MAPAAFSYESLPARVVFGAGAARRRLAAEVDRLGAQRLLLICTDGRRAQAEELIAPFADKVAGTFTAVRMHVPIEVAEQARKAATAAEADAILCIGGGSTTGTAKAIALTSGLPILAVPTTYAGSEVTPVWGLTEGARKTTGTDVVVLPRVVVYDPELTASMPTELAAASGLNAMAHCVESFWGTRRNPISSVLAAEGVRALANGLRGLGKDPDAPAEVLYGAYLAGVAFSGAGSGLHHKICHALGGAFDLPHAQTHAIVLPHVLAANAPGAPEAVDRIAAALGVEDPVAGLRELARGLGVPAGLRDVGLLEDQLDEAVALIAPVVPLDNPVPLDAVALRALLQAAWAGGPE encoded by the coding sequence GTGGCCCCCGCGGCGTTCAGCTACGAGTCGTTGCCCGCCCGCGTCGTGTTCGGCGCGGGCGCGGCACGCCGGCGGCTGGCCGCGGAGGTGGACCGACTCGGTGCGCAGCGGTTGCTGCTGATCTGCACCGACGGCCGCCGTGCGCAGGCCGAGGAACTGATCGCGCCGTTCGCCGACAAGGTGGCCGGCACTTTCACCGCGGTGCGCATGCACGTGCCGATCGAGGTCGCCGAGCAGGCCCGCAAGGCCGCCACCGCAGCCGAGGCGGACGCGATCCTATGCATAGGCGGCGGCTCGACCACCGGCACCGCAAAAGCCATCGCGCTGACCAGCGGCTTGCCGATTCTCGCGGTGCCCACCACCTACGCCGGGTCCGAGGTGACGCCGGTGTGGGGGCTGACCGAGGGCGCACGTAAGACCACGGGCACCGACGTGGTGGTGCTGCCCCGGGTGGTGGTCTACGACCCGGAGCTGACCGCGTCCATGCCGACCGAGCTGGCCGCGGCCAGTGGGTTGAACGCGATGGCACACTGCGTGGAGTCCTTCTGGGGCACCCGGCGCAACCCGATCAGCTCGGTGCTGGCCGCCGAGGGGGTGCGGGCCCTGGCCAACGGCCTGCGCGGGCTGGGCAAGGACCCCGATGCCCCGGCCGAGGTGTTGTACGGCGCTTATCTGGCCGGGGTGGCGTTCAGCGGCGCCGGGTCCGGCCTGCACCACAAGATCTGCCACGCCCTGGGCGGCGCCTTCGATCTGCCGCACGCGCAGACCCACGCCATCGTGCTGCCGCACGTGCTGGCCGCGAACGCCCCGGGCGCCCCGGAGGCGGTTGACCGGATCGCCGCGGCGCTGGGCGTTGAGGACCCGGTCGCGGGGCTGCGTGAACTCGCTCGCGGTCTGGGGGTGCCCGCGGGCCTACGGGATGTCGGGCTGCTCGAGGACCAACTCGACGAGGCCGTCGCTCTGATCGCCCCGGTGGTGCCCTTGGACAATCCGGTACCTCTGGACGCCGTGGCACTGCGCGCGTTGCTGCAAGCCGCCTGGGCAGGCGGACCGGAATAG
- a CDS encoding dienelactone hydrolase family protein, giving the protein MAIVTREISYSHEDLPLTGLLYRDDTVPTPAAGLLIIPGAGGLDDHVAGQGARYAGLGYVVFTADMFGPGVAGDRERTMAMIKDLRADPDLLVARAVAGLEQLRAAPEATGPHAALGFCFGGQTVITLARAGVELAGVVSMHGALSTARPAAPDSVRVPVLVCHGADDPHVPIGDVAAFVEEMTTAGADWQLIAYGGAVHGFTHTHAVPGGNGVAYHEPTDRRSFAAATAFLAEVLS; this is encoded by the coding sequence ATGGCAATCGTCACCCGCGAGATCAGCTACTCCCATGAAGACCTGCCGCTGACCGGGCTGCTCTACCGGGACGACACGGTGCCCACACCCGCAGCCGGGCTGCTGATCATCCCGGGTGCCGGTGGGCTGGACGATCACGTGGCCGGGCAGGGCGCGCGTTATGCCGGGCTGGGCTACGTGGTGTTCACCGCGGACATGTTCGGCCCGGGTGTGGCCGGCGACCGGGAACGCACCATGGCCATGATCAAGGATCTGCGCGCCGACCCGGATCTGCTGGTGGCCCGGGCGGTGGCGGGCCTCGAGCAACTACGGGCGGCTCCGGAGGCCACCGGCCCGCATGCCGCGCTCGGCTTCTGCTTCGGCGGCCAAACGGTGATTACCCTGGCCCGGGCCGGGGTGGAACTCGCCGGCGTGGTGAGCATGCACGGCGCCTTGAGCACCGCCCGCCCGGCGGCGCCGGACTCGGTGCGGGTACCGGTGCTGGTGTGCCACGGCGCCGACGACCCGCACGTCCCGATCGGCGACGTGGCGGCCTTCGTCGAGGAGATGACCACGGCCGGGGCGGACTGGCAATTGATCGCCTACGGCGGCGCCGTGCACGGTTTCACCCACACCCACGCGGTGCCCGGCGGCAACGGCGTCGCCTATCACGAACCCACCGACCGCCGCTCGTTCGCCGCGGCCACCGCATTCCTCGCCGAAGTACTGAGCTGA